The following are encoded in a window of Gossypium raimondii isolate GPD5lz chromosome 13, ASM2569854v1, whole genome shotgun sequence genomic DNA:
- the LOC105782336 gene encoding uncharacterized protein LOC105782336 produces the protein MMMMETPESGRAVALEFPASETPSSSRVPRRIRKRLLAECKSPSTVEEIEAKLRHADLRRQQFYESLSSKARSKPRSPSRSSNEEDLGQRLEAKLQAAEQKRLSILAKAQMRLAKLDELRQAAKTGVEMRFEKEREKLGTKVQSRVQQAEANRMLIFEAYSQRRATLRERSSQSLLRRMARENKYKELVRAAIHQKRAAAEKKRLGLLEAEKKKACARISQVKRVAMSISHQREIERRTMKDQLEDRLQRAKRQRAEYLRQRGRSHKSVQENYTRMYKQAELLSRKLARCWRWFIRQRKTTLNLAKAFDSLKINENSVKRMPFEQLALLIESVTTLQTVKALLDRIESRIKAARAVGATDHLSSLDNIDHLLKRVATPKRRTTPRTSMRSRETKRVVSGKEAAKSLTTVSRYPVRVFLCAYMILGHPEAVLSGQGEREIALAKSAEAFVREFELLVKIILEGPIQSPDEESDSTLSKPLTFRSQLAAFDKAWCSYLSSFMVWKVKDARSLEEDLVRAACQLELSMIQKCKLTPEGDKTALTHDMKAIQRQVMEDQKLLREKVQHLCGDAGIERMECALSETRTKFFQSEEGGSQTGSPITPSLSSSTDGSPSSLTARTDNGTDLAQMPNRVVRSLFKDDEDSTSSSKNSVSSVTSSSHLNTQLASSIEKQPVSENELIVNEFLHEKRGFVDSISGIEEDQNGIKAKIRETMEKAFWDGIMESMSQDKPNYDRVLELVKEVRDEICEMAPKSWREEIIDAIDLEILSQVLKSGNLDIDYLGRIMGFALTTLQKLSSPANDDEMKAANQRLLKELTEICEAKEKPDHSPALAMIKGLRFVLEQIQDLKQEISKARIRMMEPLLKGPAGLDYLRKAFQNRYGSPSNAGSSLPLTMRWLSSAWNCKDQEWGEHQNSVSTLKALDSSSRDVHTPITLKTGGSYNSANASQMKFVNPSKVTDHEQPECKGDQVDMVVRLGLLKLVSGVSGLTSGSLPETFTLNLARLRGVQAEIQKIIVISTSILICRQIFSSEQVVASPTDMESIILICTERLLELLDRVEDVGIEGIVEVISGFSRVTDEDKVQMWKVMMGRMLAKSLQAGDVVFEKVWRAVYLAFRGVVFGGSGVYGRKLAEIALRQVGAGTGSGLLTERVVKAAEVLVVAATVSVNVHGPWYITLIGDM, from the exons GTTGAGCATTTTGGCTAAGGCTCAGATGCGCCTAGCGAAGTTAGATGAATTGCGGCAAGCAGCAAAAACTGGGGTAGAAATGCGTTTTGAGAAGGAACGTGAGAAGCTTGGCACGAAAGTTCAATCACGGGTTCAACAGGCAGAGGCTAATAGAATGCTTATCTTTGAGGCTTACAGCCAGCGGAGGGCAACCCTAAGAGAGAGATCATCACAATCATTGTTACGAAGGATGGctagagaaaataaatataaggaGCTTGTGCGTGCTGCTATTCATCAAAAGCGTGCTGCTGCTGAGAAAAAGCGACTGGGGCTGCTTGaagcagagaagaagaaagCTTGTGCTAGGATTTCGCAAGTTAAGAGAGTTGCTATGTCAATCTCTCATCAGCGTGAGATTGAGAGGAGGACAATGAAAGACCAGTTAGAAGACAGACTGCAAAGG gCAAAGAGACAGAGAGCAGAGTACTTGAGGCAGAGAGGAAGATCACATAAATCTGTTCAAGAGAACTATACCAGGATGTACAAGCAAGCTGAACTGCTTTCTAGAAAATTAGCAAG GTGCTGGAGGTGGTTCATTAGGCAGAGAAAAACTACTTTAAACTTGGCAAAAGCCTTTGATTCCTTGAAAATCAATGAGAATTCTGTTAAGCGAATGCCATTTGAACAACTTGCTCTTCTGATTGAATCAGTTACTACCCTTCAAACTGTGAAAGCTTTGCTCGATCGAATTGAGAGCCGCATTAAGGCCGCACGAGCAGTTGGTGCTACTGATCATCTGTCCAGTTTGGATAACATTGACCATCTTCTCAAAAGAGTTGCTACTCCGAAGAGGAGGACCACTCCCAGGACCTCAATGAGAAGCAGAGAGACTAAGAGAGTTGTGTCAGGAAAGGAGGCTGCCAAAAGTCTTACTACAGTATCAAGGTATCCTGTCAGAGTATTTCTTTGTGCATACATGATATTGGGCCACCCTGAGGCTGTTTTAAGTGGTCAAGGAGAGCGAGAGATTGCTTTGGCCAAGTCTGCAGAAGCATTTGTTCGAGAGTTTGAATTGTTGGTAAAGATCATTTTAGAGGGTCCAATACAGAGTCCGGATGAGGAGTCTGACTCTACATTAAGTAAACCTTTGACATTTAGGTCACAGCTCGCAGCATTTGATAAAGCATGGTGCTCCTACCTTAGTTCTTTCATGGTGTGGAAGGTTAAGGATGCTCGGTCATTGGAAGAGGACTTGGTAAGAGCTGCTTGCCAGCTTGAGCTCTCAATGATACAAAAGTGCAAGTTGACTCCAGAAGGAGATAAGACTGCTCTTACTCATGATATGAAGGCTATTCAAAGACAG GTTATGGAAGATCAAAAACTTTTAAGGGAGAAAGTGCAACATTTGTGTGGAGATGCTGGAATTGAACGAATGGAATGTGCACTATCTGAAACACGGACTAAATTTTTTCAATCAGAGGAAGGTGGCAGCCAAACGGGATCACCAATTACGCCCTCCCTATCTTCAAGCACAGATGGTTCTCCTAGTTCTTTGACTGCTAGAACTGATAATGGAACTGATCTGGCTCAGATGCCAAACCGTGTTGTCCGCTCTCTGTTTAAGGACGATGAAGATAGCACATCCTCATCCAAGAATTCTGTTTCCTCTGTGACTAGCAGCAGCCATTTAAACACTCAGTTAGCATCTTCTATTGAAAAGCAGCCAGTCTCTGAGAATGAATTGATTGTAAATGAATTTCTTCATGAAAAGCGTGGTTTTGTTGATAGCATCAGTGGCATCGAGGAAGATCAAAATGGCATAAAG GCAAAGATAAGAGAAACAATGGAGAAGGCTTTCTGGGACGGGATCATGGAATCTATGAGTCAGGATAAGCCCAATTATGACAGAGTTCTTGAGCTTGTGAAGGAAGTCAGGGATGAAATTTGTGAAATGGCTCCTAAGAGTTGGAGAGAAGAAATAATCGATGCTATTGATCTAGAAATTCTCTCCCAG GTGCTGAAGTCAGGCAACCTGGACATTGACTATCTTGGAAGGATTATGGGGTTTGCATTGACCACTTTGCAGAAGCTCTCCTCTCCAGccaatgatgatgaaatgaaagctGCTAACCAGAGGTTATTGAAAGAGTTAACTGAGATATGTGAAGCCAAGGAGAAGCCGGATCATTCTCCTGCCCTTGCAATGATAAAGGGTCTACGTTTTGTCCTTGAGCAGATTCAG GATCTTAAGCAAGAGATCAGCAAAGCTCGTATAAGGATGATGGAGCCATTGCTGAAGGGACCTGCAGGTTTGGATTACCTTCGGAAAGCATTTCAGAACCGTTATGGGTCTCCTTCCAATGCTGGGTCTTCTTTACCATTGACAATGCGGTGGCTTTCGTCTGCTTGGAACTGTAAAGATCAAGAATGGGGAGAACACCAAAATTCTGTGTCAACTTTGAAGGCCCTGGATAGTTCTTCTCGGGATGTTCATACTCCCATCACGCTTAAAACTGGTGGAAGCTACAATTCAGCAAATGCAAGCCAAATGAAATTTGTAAACCCTTCTAAAGTTACAG ATCATGAACAACCAGAATGCAAGGGAGATCAAGTTGATATGGTGGTGAGGCTTGGTTTGCTGAAGTTAGTAAGTGGAGTTTCTGGTCTAACTTCGGGTTCTCTGCCGGAAACCTTTACTCTTAACCTCGCCAGATTGAGGGGTGTTCAAGCTGAGATTCAGAAGATAATTGTAATATCCACGAG CATTCTTATTTGTCGGCAAATTTTCTCGAGCGAGCAAGTTGTAGCTAGCCCTACTGACATGGAAAGCATAATATTGATTTGCACCGAGCGGCTCTTGGAGCTCTTAGACCGTGTTGAAGATGTCGGAATTGAAGGGATTGTTGAAGTAATCAGTGGGTTCTCAAGAGTAACAGACGAGGATAAGGTTCAAATGTGGAAAGTTATGATGGGGAGGATGCTAGCAAAGAGCTTGCAAGCTGGGGATGTGGTGTTTGAAAAGGTATGGCGTGCTGTTTATTTAGCTTTTAGAGGGGTTGTGTTTGGGGGGAGTGGTGTCTACGGTAGAAAGTTGGCGGAAATTGCCCTCCGGCAAGTCGGGGCTGGGACAGGCAGTGGTTTACTGACTGAAAGGGTGGTGAAAGCGGCGGAGGTGTTGGTGGTTGCAGCTACAGTTTCTGTCAACGTCCATGGGCCTTGGTATATAACCTTGATTGGCGATATGTGA
- the LOC105782334 gene encoding ATP-dependent DNA helicase Q-like 4A → MPDQSNSVESQKCYDKLPNVNWLQHFDAHDKFACQKKFLCTNFLFSLEGQKPQGTMFARLTSRQIQNSQIFQHTQVEKAWQILSSLPASCRTYLKPGTSAPVKTSTDEISHNRRGRSTLVEPSGMKRSEHMLVHPNSSETDGKVNGFGRCMTSSFPSNNANTMESGNNLRGNSGITTSMFSHSNSKVSGGSLKNQTFHGVQQEQSAEVLANEIDDDDLLKDIDVDQIVSEHYQSTCTPQPSVSKFPPITPSVDKNAFAGQETCLPPELCSNCSHGCKLGHCPEAASHVQEMKDMLIAVSNELLDNATNLSPEQIEKLRQDRLLLNKQIQLLEKYISDVERQKSNFSASTATLSFQYGTPQTTSLRPNLIQFDTQVHSRNEPNGYDNWNSPTVPFSSVNSFGVPSGPIEREPYIPQIIDVNYIEGSNDQKWSSRDFPWTRKLEANNKKVFGNHSFRPNQREVINATMSGYDVFVLMPTGGGKSLTYQLPALICPGITLVISPLVSLIQDQIMHLLQANIPAAYLSANMDWSEQQEILRELTSDYCKYKLLYVTPEKVARSDVLLRHLNILNSRDLLARIVIDEAHCVSQWGHDFRPDYQGLGILKQKFPKTPVLALTATATASVKEDVVQALGLINCIIFRQSFNRPNLWYSVIPKTKKCVEDIDKFIKENHFDECGIIYCLSRMDCEKVAEKLQEYGHKAAFYHGNMDPAQRAFIQKQWSKDEINIICATVAFGMGINKPDVRFVIHHSLPKSIEGYHQECGRAGRDGQRSSCLLYYSYSDYIRVKHMISQGAAEQSPLITGHSRFNNSGRILETNTENLLRMVSYCENDVDCRRLLQLLHFGEKFDSTHCQKTCDNCCKTSCSVDKDVTNIAKQLVELVKLTGQQFSSSHILEVYRGSLSQFVKKHRHETLSLHGVGKHLAKGEASRIIHHLVVEEYLLEDVKKSDIYGSVSSVLKVNESKVKNLFSGRQAIIIRFPSTVKVGKLSKPEVTPAKGSLTTSGKLSPPRVDTPAQFQSIVDLNLSAKLYSALRMLRTILVKEAGEGVMAYHIFGNATLQHISKRVPRTKEELLEINGIGKAKILKYGDRLLETIEATIKEHYKTDKINSGSSNDSNDSAKRRRNTNANIDNDDDFSRSTGRSKRRTVERQDKDGNGDNNHQYPADENDLDFDDLDYVYDVESKENRPQVEVNINGRMLPSWPRT, encoded by the exons ATGCCCGA TCAAAGCAATTCAGTTGAATCTCAAAAATGTTATGACAAACTTCCCAATGTCAATTGGTTGCAGCATTTCGACGCACATGATAAGTTTGCATGTCAAAAGAAGTTTCTGTGTACAAATTTCCTATTCTCCCTAGAAGGACAAAAACCTCAAGGAACAATGTTTGCACG GTTAACTTCCCGCCAGATTCAGAATTCCCAAATATTTCAGCATACGCAAGTTGAAAAG GCTTGGCAGATTCTTTCTAGCCTTCCAGCATCTTGCAGGACCTACTTAAAACCAGGAACAAGTGCTCCAGTTAAGACTTCAACGGATGAGATTTCACATAATCGGAGAGGAAGATCTACCCTTGTAGAGCCATCAGGCATGAAGCGGTCTGAACATATGCTTGTGCATCCAAACAGCAGTGAAACTGATGGCAAGGTCAATGGATTTGGAAGGTGCATGACCAGTTCTTTTCCATCAAATAATGCCAATACCATGGAAAGCGGAAATAATTTACGAGGGAACAGTGGGATTACAACATCGATGTTCAGCCATAGCAATTCTAAAGTTTCTGGCGGATCATTAAAGAATCAAACTTTCCATGGTGTCCAACAGGAGCAGTCTGCAGAGGTTTTGGCTAATGAAATTGATGATGATGACTTACTGAAG GATATTGATGTGGATCAGATTGTCTCAGAACATTATCAGTCAACTTGTACACCTCAACCTTCAGTTTCTAAATTTCCGCCTATTACCCCAAGTGTCGATAAAAATGCTTTTGCAGGACAAGAAACTTGTTTGCCTCCTGAATTATGCTCAAACTGCAGTCATGGGTGTAAG TTAGGACACTGCCCAGAAGCAGCAAGTCATGTACAGGAAATGAAAGACATGTTAATTGCCGTGTCTAATGAATTACTTGACAATGCTACCAACCTGAGTCCCGAGCAGATAGAGAAGCTTCGCCAAGATAG GTTGCTGCTAAATAAGCAAATTCAGCTGCTTGAGAAATATATCTCTGATGTGGAAAGGCAAAAGTCAAATTTTTCGGCATCAACAGCAACTCTCAGCTTCCAATATGGAACACCACAAACAACATCATTACGCCCTAACCTAATTCAGTTTGATACCCAGGTTCATTCCCGTAATGAACCAAATGGGTATGACAATTGGAATTCACCAACAGTTCCTTTCTCTTCTGTAAATAGTTTTGGTGTTCCATCAGGTCCTATTGAAAGAGAACCATACATTCCACAGATTATTGACGTAAATTATATTGAAGGCTCAAATGACCAAAAGTGGAGTAGTAGAGATTTTCCATGGACTAGAAAGCTGGAG GCAAATAACAAGAAGGTGTTTGGAAACCACTCGTTTCGCCCCAACCAAAGAGAGGTTATTAATGCCACAATGAGTGGGTATGATGTTTTTGTTCTTATGCCTACAGGAGGGGGGAAGAGCCTGACGTATCAG CTGCCTGCTCTTATCTGTCCAGGAATAACATTGGTGATTTCTCCCCTAGTTTCACTCATCCAAGATCAAATAATGCATTTGTTACAG GCAAATATACCTGCTGCTTACTTGAGTGCCAATATGGATTGGAGTGAACAACAGGAGATCCTTAGAGAGCTTACTTCTGATTATTGTAAATACAAGTTGTTATACGTTACACCAGAGAAAGTGGCTAG GAGTGATGTCCTCTTGCGGCATCTGAACATTCTAAATTCACGTGACTTGCTTGCAAGGATTGTGATTGATGAAGCTCATTGTGTGAGTCAGTGGGGGCATGACTTTAGACCGGATTATCAG GGCCTTGGTATATTGAAACAGAAGTTTCCAAAGACTCCAGTTTTAGCTTTAACTGCTACTGCAACAGCCAGTGTAAAAGAAGATGTTGTGCAAGCTCTTGGTCTCATTAACTGCATCATATTCAGGCAAAGTTTTAATCGCCCAAATTTATG GTATTCTGTTATCCCCAAAACCAAGAAATGTGTGGAAGATATCGATAAGTTCATCAAAGAAAACCATTTTGATGAATGTGGAATTATTTATTGTCTTTCTAGAATGGATTGTGAAAAAGTTGCGGAGAAGTTGCAG GAATATGGGCATAAGGCAGCATTTTACCATGGTAATATGGATCCTGCACAACGTGCCTTTATTCAGAAGCAGTGGAGCAAAGATGAAATCAACATAATTTGTGCTACAGTGGCATTTGGAATGG GTATCAACAAACCAGATGTTCGCTTtgtcattcatcattctcttcCAAAATCAATTGAAGGTTACCATCAG GAGTGTGGTCGTGCTGGTCGAGATGGTCAACGCTCATCTTGCTTATTGTATTATAGCTACAGCGATTAT ATACGAGTCAAGCATATGATTAGTCAAGGAGCTGCAGAGCAAAGCCCCTTGATTACTGGACATAGTCGCTTTAATAATTCAGGGAGGATATTGGAAACAAATACTGAAAATCTCCTACGCATG GTCAGTTATTGTGAAAATGATGTTGATTGCAGACGTCTTTTACAGCTtcttcattttggagaaaaattCGATTCCACACACTGCCAAAAAACTTGTGATAATTGTTGCAAGACTAGTTGTTCTGTTGATAAGGATGTCACAAATATAGCAAAACAACTG GTTGAACTTGTAAAATTAACAGGCCAGCAGTTTTCATCATCGCATATTTTAGAAGTCTACAGAGGTTCCTTAAGCCAATTT GTCAAAAAACATAGACATGAGACTTTGAGCCTGCACGGTGTGGGAAAACATCTAGCCAAAGGTGAAGCTTCCCGCATAATACATCATCTCGTTGTTGAGGAGTACCTTTTGGAAGACGTTAAAAAGAGTGATATTTATGGATCTGTGTCATCAGTGCTGAAG GTGAATGAATCCAAGGTTAAAAATCTCTTCTCTGGCAGGCAGGCAATCATAATAAG ATTCCCTAGCACTGTAAAAGTAGGTAAACTGAGCAAACCAGAAGTGACTCCAGCAAAAGGCTCATTGACCACATCAGGGAAGCTAAGTCCTCCAAGAGTTGACACTCCGGCCCAATTTCAGTCCATAGTTGACTTG AATCTGTCTGCAAAACTGTATTCTGCTTTGCGAATGCTTCGAACCATTCTCGTTAAAGAAGCTGGTGAAGGGGTCATGGCATACCACATTTTTGG AAATGCTACCCTACAGCACATAAGCAAAAGGGTTCCAAGAACAAAGGAAGAACTCCTCGAGATCAATGGCATTGGGAA GGCTAAGATACTCAAATACGGAGATCGGTTGTTGGAAACCATTGAAGCTACCATCAAGGAACACTACAAAACAGACAAAATCAATAGTGGCAGCAGCAATGACAGTAATGATTCTGCAAAGAGGAGAAGAAACACAAACGCAAACATAGATAACGATGACGACTTCAGTAGAAGCACTGGTCGGTCCAAGAGAAGGACAGTGGAAAGGCAGGACAAAGATGGTAACGGTGATAATAATCATCAATACCCTGCTGATGAGAATGACCTGGATTTTGATGACCTTGATTATGTATATGACGTTGAATCGAAAGAGAACCGCCCGCAGGTAGAGGTCAATATAAATGGAAGGATGCTACCTTCTTGGCCTAGAACATGA